From the Natrarchaeobaculum aegyptiacum genome, one window contains:
- a CDS encoding DNA-directed RNA polymerase subunit P, with translation MSYKCSRCKRDVQLDEYGGVRCPYCGHRVLLKERSRDVKEVDVN, from the coding sequence ATGAGTTACAAGTGCTCCCGCTGCAAACGCGACGTACAGCTCGACGAGTACGGCGGCGTTCGCTGTCCGTACTGCGGTCACCGCGTCCTGCTGAAAGAACGCAGCCGCGACGTCAAGGAAGTCGACGTCAACTGA
- a CDS encoding flippase: MTERDEGVSTLAKQGSITFVGNVVNGALGFAIVMLMTRFVSPSVYGLFVLATSVILFMQVFANLGLPLAIDYFVPQYLEEGEYGKAKGVVVQVTATVLVTASIVALALAVGSRFVGNFFEEPAMQVALLFLSITIPMLAIYNVLLTSYYSIKKLQYRVIMRDLVRPIVRFTVTAALLLAGFGLLGIIAGYVVGLFVAITVGAAIFTYRAWDIVSAELELVAPKPLLTYAVPLAMTSVVFVLMGHVDYFVLGFFLESDDVGIYRVGYMLGSGLMIIFNSLSPVFKPLIAESRDDLELVEQRFRVMARWIAGITLPITIVLSLGASSYLAVLYTPQYAEASAVVVLLASAFLINVTFGGPDGSLLQGLGYSRIVFGNTLALFGINFLGSAALVPIFGIEGAAIGSAVALLLVAALTLGELYYLEGIHPFTADFAKIVVAGVPATVAGVPVVYLLETDLLVVVVLPIAVIGAYLATLVATDAFTEADAQMAAEFSPTIQRVLSTGLFSR; this comes from the coding sequence ATGACCGAACGAGACGAGGGGGTATCGACGCTGGCGAAACAGGGCAGCATCACGTTCGTCGGGAACGTGGTCAACGGGGCCCTCGGGTTCGCCATCGTCATGCTGATGACCCGGTTCGTCAGTCCCTCCGTCTACGGGCTGTTCGTCCTCGCGACGTCGGTCATCCTCTTCATGCAGGTGTTCGCGAACCTCGGGCTTCCACTCGCGATCGACTACTTCGTCCCACAGTACCTCGAGGAAGGCGAGTACGGCAAGGCGAAGGGTGTCGTCGTACAGGTGACTGCGACCGTCCTCGTCACCGCCTCGATCGTCGCGCTCGCACTCGCGGTCGGCTCGCGGTTCGTCGGGAACTTCTTCGAGGAGCCGGCGATGCAGGTCGCACTGCTCTTCCTGTCGATCACGATCCCGATGCTGGCGATCTACAACGTCCTGTTGACCTCTTACTACAGTATCAAGAAGCTCCAGTATCGGGTCATCATGCGCGATCTGGTGCGGCCGATCGTTCGCTTCACGGTCACTGCCGCCTTGCTGCTCGCCGGGTTCGGGCTGCTCGGGATCATCGCTGGTTACGTCGTCGGCCTGTTCGTCGCGATCACCGTCGGTGCGGCTATCTTCACCTACCGGGCGTGGGACATCGTCTCCGCCGAACTCGAGCTCGTCGCCCCGAAGCCACTCCTCACCTACGCCGTGCCGCTGGCGATGACCAGCGTCGTGTTCGTCCTCATGGGCCACGTCGACTACTTCGTGCTGGGCTTTTTCCTCGAGTCGGACGACGTTGGGATCTACCGCGTCGGCTACATGCTCGGCTCGGGGCTGATGATCATCTTCAACTCGCTTTCGCCGGTGTTCAAACCCCTGATTGCCGAGTCTCGAGACGACCTCGAGCTGGTCGAACAGCGGTTTCGCGTGATGGCCCGCTGGATCGCAGGGATCACGCTCCCGATCACCATCGTCCTCTCGCTGGGTGCGAGTTCTTACCTCGCGGTGTTGTACACCCCCCAGTATGCCGAGGCGAGCGCAGTCGTCGTCCTGCTCGCGAGCGCGTTCCTGATCAACGTCACCTTCGGCGGCCCCGATGGCTCGTTGCTGCAGGGACTTGGTTACTCGCGGATCGTCTTCGGAAACACGCTCGCACTCTTCGGCATCAACTTCCTCGGCTCTGCAGCGCTCGTCCCGATCTTCGGCATCGAGGGGGCGGCGATCGGATCGGCGGTGGCACTCCTGCTGGTCGCTGCGTTGACCCTCGGTGAACTCTACTACCTCGAGGGAATTCACCCGTTCACCGCCGATTTCGCGAAGATCGTCGTCGCTGGCGTGCCAGCGACCGTCGCGGGCGTGCCGGTCGTCTACCTGCTCGAGACGGATCTCCTCGTCGTGGTGGTGTTACCGATCGCGGTGATCGGGGCGTACCTGGCCACGCTGGTCGCGACGGACGCGTTCACCGAAGCGGACGCACAGATGGCAGCCGAGTTCAGTCCCACGATCCAGCGAGTGCTGTCTACCGGGTTGTTCAGTCGGTAG
- a CDS encoding methyl-accepting chemotaxis protein, whose product MANQDGTALPSQHFRLANEFDRLDETTAKVELQERTKELEAITRANDLFGDVEEPPIELVETYVSELPEWFQYPDVAAARIDVGDRTVTTRGYDHARSRTPLRSEHVTDDSTVRIEIVYVEDRPPEDNGPWLREEQDLLDTLVTFVGSYVAQYERRRTVEETVGSAVAEVSETADHVAASTEEISDLANHQAESMDGVASEVADMSASVEEIASTAEEVAATSERAESLSQEGREAATEAIDAIQQVEASTSEVATDIEHLEERVGEIDEIVDVINDIADQTNLLALNASIEAATAGDAGDGFAVVADEVKSLAEESQTHASEIERMVADIESVTEDTVSSLEQTTREVDRGIEQVEGAMGTLQEIATAVKEASRGIADVSTATDDQAASTEEVASMIDELVEEAEAIADEIDSVAAANREQVENVEEIHDAVRALTT is encoded by the coding sequence ATGGCCAATCAGGACGGAACCGCGCTCCCCTCGCAGCACTTTCGCCTCGCGAACGAATTCGACAGGCTCGACGAGACGACGGCGAAAGTCGAGCTTCAAGAGCGAACGAAGGAACTCGAGGCGATCACCCGGGCGAACGACCTCTTTGGCGACGTCGAGGAGCCGCCGATCGAGCTGGTCGAGACGTACGTGAGCGAACTCCCCGAGTGGTTCCAGTATCCCGACGTCGCAGCGGCCCGGATCGACGTCGGTGACCGGACCGTGACGACGAGGGGGTACGATCACGCTCGCTCGCGAACCCCCTTGCGCAGCGAGCACGTGACCGACGACTCCACCGTTCGAATCGAGATCGTTTACGTCGAAGATCGGCCACCAGAAGATAACGGCCCGTGGCTGAGAGAGGAACAGGACCTGCTCGATACGCTCGTCACGTTCGTCGGATCGTACGTCGCCCAGTACGAACGACGCCGGACGGTCGAAGAGACCGTCGGTTCCGCCGTCGCGGAAGTCAGCGAGACCGCAGACCACGTCGCCGCGAGTACCGAGGAGATCAGCGACCTCGCGAACCACCAGGCCGAGTCGATGGACGGCGTCGCAAGCGAGGTCGCCGACATGTCGGCGTCCGTCGAGGAGATCGCCTCGACCGCCGAGGAGGTCGCCGCGACGAGCGAGCGAGCCGAGTCGCTCTCCCAGGAAGGCCGGGAGGCCGCGACGGAGGCGATCGACGCGATCCAGCAGGTCGAAGCTTCGACCAGCGAGGTCGCGACCGACATCGAGCACCTCGAAGAGCGCGTCGGCGAGATCGACGAGATCGTCGACGTGATCAACGACATCGCCGACCAGACGAACCTGCTGGCACTGAACGCGAGCATCGAGGCGGCCACCGCAGGCGACGCCGGCGACGGGTTCGCGGTCGTCGCAGACGAGGTGAAGTCACTGGCCGAGGAGTCACAGACCCACGCGAGCGAGATCGAACGAATGGTCGCGGACATCGAGTCCGTCACAGAAGACACCGTCTCGAGCCTCGAGCAGACGACCCGGGAGGTCGACCGCGGGATCGAACAGGTCGAAGGCGCGATGGGGACGTTACAGGAGATCGCGACGGCTGTCAAGGAGGCCTCTCGAGGGATCGCAGACGTCTCGACGGCGACGGACGATCAGGCTGCCAGTACCGAGGAAGTCGCCAGCATGATCGACGAACTGGTCGAGGAAGCCGAAGCGATCGCCGACGAGATCGACTCCGTCGCGGCGGCGAACCGCGAACAGGTCGAAAACGTCGAAGAGATTCACGACGCCGTTCGGGCGTTGACGACCTGA
- a CDS encoding DNA topoisomerase I has product MELIITEKDNAARRIADILSGGTYDSSRQNGVNVYEWGGKRCVGLSGHVVGVDFPPEYSDWRDVEPVELIDASVEKTPTKENIVATLRILARKAERATIATDYDREGELIGKEAYEIVRDVNDDIPIRRVRFSSITENEVQNAFDEPDDLDFDLAAAGEARQIIDLVWGAALTRFLSLSAGQLGNDFISVGRVQSPTLKLIVDREREIEAFDPEDYWELFADLGKSDDGDAFEAQYFYRDDDDNEAERVWDEGTAESVFEDLSSRDQATVVDVNGRTRTDAPPTPFNTTQFIRAAGALGYSAQRAMSIAEDLYTAGYMTYPRTDNTVYPDDLEPDDLLDEFVGHPTLGEDAESLLEADEIVPTEGDEETTDHPPIHPTGEIPSRGDVSDDEWEIYELVVRRFYATVADAAVWEHLKVVAEAGDHRLKANGKRLVEPGYHEVYPYFSTSENYVPAVDEGETLTLSDVELEEKQTQPPRRYGQSRLIETMEDMGIGTKSTRHNTLEKLYDRGYIEGDPPRPTRLAMAVVDAAERYADRVVSEEMTAQLEDDMDAIANGDAGLEDVTDESREMLEAIFEELANSREEIGDHLRKSLKDDKRLGPCPECGEDLLVRQSRHGSYFIGCDGYPDCEFTLPLPSTGKPLILEAECDEHGLHEVKMLAGRQTFVHGCPLCKAEDAGEGPVIGDCPDCADEHGGELAIKTLQSGSRLVGCTRYPDCEYSLPLPRRGEIEVTEMTCDEHDLPELVVHSGDEPWELGCPICNYQEFQARESESGSDLEALDGVGAKTVEKLADAGIESLDDLTDADPDDVAADVDGISADRIRTWQAEA; this is encoded by the coding sequence GTGGAACTGATCATCACCGAGAAGGACAATGCCGCGAGACGGATCGCAGACATCCTCTCCGGCGGCACCTACGACTCGAGTCGACAGAACGGCGTCAACGTCTACGAGTGGGGTGGCAAGCGCTGCGTGGGGCTGTCCGGCCACGTCGTCGGTGTCGATTTCCCGCCGGAGTACAGCGACTGGCGTGACGTCGAACCGGTCGAGTTGATCGATGCCAGCGTCGAGAAGACGCCGACGAAGGAGAACATCGTCGCCACGTTGCGCATCCTCGCGCGCAAGGCCGAGCGGGCCACGATCGCGACGGACTACGATCGCGAGGGCGAACTCATCGGCAAGGAAGCCTACGAGATCGTCCGTGACGTCAACGACGACATTCCGATCCGCCGGGTTCGGTTCTCCTCGATCACCGAAAACGAGGTTCAGAACGCGTTCGACGAGCCCGACGATCTCGACTTCGACCTCGCGGCCGCCGGCGAGGCCCGACAGATCATCGACCTCGTCTGGGGTGCCGCGCTTACCCGCTTCCTCTCGCTGTCTGCGGGCCAGCTGGGCAACGACTTCATCTCCGTCGGTCGCGTCCAGTCGCCGACGCTCAAGTTGATCGTCGACCGAGAACGCGAGATCGAAGCGTTCGATCCCGAGGACTACTGGGAACTGTTTGCGGACCTCGGAAAGAGCGACGACGGCGACGCGTTCGAGGCCCAGTACTTCTACCGCGACGACGACGACAACGAGGCCGAACGCGTCTGGGACGAAGGGACCGCCGAATCGGTCTTCGAAGACCTCTCGAGTCGCGACCAGGCGACGGTCGTCGACGTCAACGGTCGGACGCGCACCGACGCGCCGCCGACGCCGTTCAACACCACCCAGTTCATCCGCGCGGCCGGCGCGCTCGGCTACTCCGCCCAGCGGGCGATGTCGATCGCCGAGGACCTCTACACCGCCGGCTACATGACGTATCCGCGGACGGACAACACCGTCTACCCGGACGATCTCGAACCCGACGACCTCCTCGACGAGTTCGTCGGCCACCCGACGCTGGGCGAGGACGCCGAGAGCCTGCTCGAGGCAGACGAGATCGTTCCGACCGAGGGTGACGAGGAGACGACCGACCATCCCCCGATCCACCCGACGGGCGAAATCCCCTCCCGCGGCGACGTCTCGGACGACGAGTGGGAGATATACGAACTCGTCGTCCGGCGGTTCTACGCCACGGTCGCCGACGCCGCCGTCTGGGAACACCTCAAGGTCGTCGCCGAGGCCGGCGACCACCGGCTCAAGGCCAACGGCAAGCGGCTGGTCGAACCCGGCTACCACGAGGTCTACCCGTACTTCAGCACGAGCGAGAACTACGTCCCCGCCGTCGACGAAGGCGAGACGCTCACGCTCAGCGACGTCGAACTCGAGGAAAAACAGACTCAGCCGCCACGCCGGTACGGTCAGTCGCGGCTCATCGAGACCATGGAGGACATGGGGATCGGCACGAAGTCGACCCGCCACAACACCTTAGAAAAACTCTACGACCGCGGCTACATCGAGGGCGATCCGCCACGGCCGACCCGGCTCGCGATGGCGGTCGTCGACGCCGCCGAACGGTACGCCGACCGCGTCGTCAGCGAGGAGATGACCGCCCAGCTCGAAGACGACATGGACGCCATCGCAAACGGCGACGCCGGTCTCGAGGACGTCACCGACGAATCCCGGGAGATGCTCGAGGCGATCTTCGAGGAACTCGCCAACTCCCGCGAGGAGATCGGCGATCACCTCAGGAAGTCGCTCAAAGACGACAAGCGACTGGGTCCCTGCCCCGAGTGTGGAGAGGACCTGCTCGTCCGCCAGAGTCGCCACGGGTCGTACTTCATCGGCTGTGACGGCTATCCCGACTGCGAGTTTACCCTGCCGCTGCCCTCGACCGGGAAGCCGCTCATCCTCGAAGCGGAGTGCGACGAGCACGGCCTCCACGAAGTCAAGATGCTCGCCGGGCGACAGACGTTCGTCCACGGCTGTCCACTGTGTAAGGCCGAAGACGCCGGTGAGGGCCCGGTCATCGGCGACTGTCCGGATTGTGCCGACGAACACGGTGGCGAACTCGCGATCAAGACCCTCCAGAGCGGCTCCCGGCTCGTCGGCTGCACCCGGTATCCCGACTGCGAGTACTCACTGCCACTCCCGCGCCGGGGAGAGATTGAGGTCACCGAGATGACCTGCGACGAGCACGACCTGCCAGAGCTCGTCGTCCACAGCGGCGACGAACCCTGGGAACTTGGCTGTCCGATCTGCAACTACCAGGAGTTTCAGGCCCGCGAGAGCGAATCCGGGTCTGATCTCGAGGCCCTCGACGGGGTCGGCGCGAAGACGGTCGAAAAGCTCGCCGACGCGGGTATCGAGAGCCTCGACGACCTGACCGATGCCGATCCCGACGACGTCGCTGCCGACGTCGACGGCATCAGCGCGGATCGAATCCGAACCTGGCAGGCAGAAGCCTGA
- the surE gene encoding 5'/3'-nucleotidase SurE — protein MDADAEPHVLLTNDDGIDAPGIRALADALAAVARVTVVAPDRNRSAVGRSLSYGRTSSSDDESLSLDLADSAFTSRVPHSDHELGYAIDGTPCDCAIVGVNAIEPEPDLVVSGCNSGANLGAYVFSRSGTVSAAMEAAFLETPAIAVSMDTLGYDDLEPSDFSLAGDVAATLVENVPGTGLFDRVDYLNVNVPGPDTDPDGIALTRPTEVYEMDAARVDGQFQLTNRLWQQMANRDIPDPDDTDRHALLEDEISISPVTVPYDVVDTEPVRSLLERFFADAF, from the coding sequence ATGGACGCAGACGCCGAGCCCCACGTACTCCTGACCAACGACGACGGGATCGATGCGCCCGGCATTCGCGCGCTCGCCGACGCGCTCGCTGCGGTCGCCCGGGTCACCGTCGTCGCCCCCGACCGCAACCGGAGCGCGGTCGGCCGATCGCTCTCCTACGGCCGGACCAGTTCGTCAGACGACGAGTCGCTCTCGCTCGACCTCGCAGACAGTGCGTTCACCTCCCGCGTCCCCCACAGCGACCACGAACTCGGCTACGCCATCGACGGGACGCCCTGTGACTGTGCCATCGTCGGCGTCAACGCCATCGAGCCCGAACCCGATCTGGTCGTCTCCGGTTGCAACTCCGGGGCCAACCTCGGCGCGTACGTCTTCTCGCGCTCCGGAACCGTCAGCGCCGCCATGGAAGCCGCCTTCCTCGAGACGCCCGCGATCGCCGTCTCGATGGACACGCTCGGCTACGACGACCTCGAGCCGTCGGACTTCTCGCTCGCGGGCGACGTCGCCGCGACGCTCGTCGAGAACGTGCCCGGAACCGGCCTCTTCGACCGCGTCGACTACCTCAACGTCAACGTCCCCGGTCCGGATACCGACCCAGACGGGATCGCCCTCACGCGGCCGACGGAGGTCTACGAGATGGACGCCGCCCGGGTCGACGGCCAGTTCCAGCTGACCAACCGCCTCTGGCAGCAGATGGCCAACCGCGACATCCCCGACCCCGACGACACCGACCGTCACGCCCTGCTCGAGGACGAGATCTCGATTTCGCCGGTGACCGTCCCCTACGACGTCGTAGACACCGAACCCGTCCGATCGCTGCTCGAGCGGTTCTTCGCCGACGCGTTCTGA
- a CDS encoding FxLYD domain-containing protein produces the protein MYRRGFLALSVAIGTGGCLEYLRNGDGEEIVEPADVEVVWHDLVRDDPGTDDERVAVWGAVRNVGERTLTYLEIRATFFDAEGEELESVIENVDEDVTSGEEWPFEVEFPHFGDRAAEVRTYELEPAMGV, from the coding sequence ATGTATCGTCGCGGATTCCTCGCGCTCTCGGTCGCCATCGGGACCGGCGGCTGTCTCGAGTACCTCCGGAACGGCGACGGCGAGGAGATCGTCGAACCGGCCGACGTCGAGGTGGTCTGGCACGACCTCGTCCGCGACGACCCGGGGACCGACGACGAACGAGTTGCCGTCTGGGGGGCGGTCCGGAACGTCGGCGAACGAACGCTCACCTACCTCGAGATCCGGGCGACGTTCTTCGACGCGGAGGGAGAGGAACTCGAGAGCGTCATCGAGAACGTCGACGAGGACGTCACCTCCGGTGAGGAGTGGCCGTTCGAAGTCGAGTTCCCTCACTTCGGCGACCGAGCCGCCGAGGTTCGGACCTACGAACTCGAGCCTGCGATGGGGGTCTAG
- a CDS encoding PAS domain-containing sensor histidine kinase has translation MADGLTGGSDGRDSTGERPVRILVYGADLEWATRLAARLEDTEEPLSVESTAGREDVEGRIGDDVDCLVCGNTVLDQEAGVLESVRSSSSTVPVVCCLRDGDLDPEDALEAAVADVVETPLESGRMTVLARRLRTLGAQYRQCRRGASYRSIFEELPDAVVVHDEEGNYVEMNRAVTELLGYDRADLFDHSVDEIETALDSDELEASLSSLDPGESKTAEGRNRRADGTDIPVRVSLRRLEGADDHLILATIRDLTELKDRERDLERGMDLLKRTEALANAGGWELDVETETLRWTHGAKRIYGVDDDYEPTIEDALEFYHPDDRSVVREAIDRAVEDGEPFDDTLRLVTADGVTRRVRARGEPAVEDGRTVRVRGALWDVTEREKRRRTIEASNAKLEALAEAFPDVAMVVDDAHRYLEVFAGSEAESLLAAPPTELVGDSIDDHLPSDPAAQLTDAIDTALETDSVTTVEYTLEVPAGERWFESRVAPVDGVIDGSRAAVVVARDVTDQRQTLEELRTREAHLTQAQAVANLGSWYKDIPSDVIHWSDEVYEIFGAEVVDGPIDHGVFMNYVHPDDRDFVDRRWEAAKRGEPYELEHRIVTDDGETRWVRQNAELEFDGGEPTGAIGVVQDVTDRKEYERRLETQNEQLDVLNRLIRHDMRNQMNVIDGYAAILEERLPKAKPVALQIRSVADDLISVTEDIRAANRLIRDGEESRPVRIRRVVDDAIESVCDDFPEFECRCTVEVDADLWITGSDAVQLAVENVIENAIEHNDAPTPAVEISGDVHPDDDAVVVRIEDNGPGIPPSERELIVGARERSQLDHTSGLGLWIVNWIVSSVGGDLSFETREERGTIVTLRFPRAEAPDAEVTQ, from the coding sequence ATGGCTGACGGTCTCACGGGGGGCAGCGATGGCCGGGATAGCACGGGTGAGCGGCCGGTCCGGATCCTCGTCTACGGGGCCGACCTCGAGTGGGCCACGCGGCTGGCTGCTCGACTCGAGGACACCGAGGAACCACTCTCCGTCGAGAGTACCGCCGGACGCGAGGACGTCGAGGGGAGGATCGGCGACGACGTCGACTGTCTCGTCTGTGGGAACACGGTCCTCGATCAGGAGGCCGGGGTTCTTGAATCGGTCAGATCGAGCTCGTCGACGGTTCCGGTCGTGTGTTGCCTGCGTGATGGTGACCTCGACCCGGAAGACGCGCTCGAGGCGGCTGTCGCCGACGTAGTCGAGACGCCGCTCGAGTCCGGCCGGATGACTGTACTCGCCCGTCGACTCCGGACGCTCGGGGCGCAATACCGCCAGTGCCGTCGTGGTGCGTCGTATCGGTCGATATTCGAGGAGCTACCGGACGCGGTCGTCGTTCACGACGAGGAGGGCAACTACGTCGAGATGAACCGGGCCGTCACGGAACTGCTCGGATACGACCGGGCCGACCTCTTCGATCACAGCGTCGACGAGATCGAAACGGCACTCGACAGCGACGAACTCGAGGCGTCACTCTCGTCGCTCGACCCCGGCGAGTCGAAGACGGCCGAAGGGCGGAACCGGCGGGCCGATGGAACCGACATCCCCGTCCGGGTCAGTCTTCGGCGGCTCGAGGGGGCCGACGATCATCTGATACTCGCGACTATCCGTGACCTGACGGAGCTGAAAGACCGGGAGCGTGACCTGGAGCGAGGGATGGACCTCCTGAAGCGAACCGAAGCACTCGCCAACGCAGGCGGCTGGGAACTCGACGTCGAGACGGAGACGCTCCGGTGGACCCACGGCGCGAAGCGAATCTACGGCGTCGACGACGACTACGAGCCGACGATCGAGGACGCACTCGAGTTTTACCACCCGGACGATCGGTCGGTCGTCAGGGAGGCGATCGACCGGGCGGTCGAAGACGGTGAGCCGTTCGACGACACCCTTCGACTCGTCACCGCCGACGGCGTTACCCGGCGAGTTCGTGCCCGCGGCGAACCGGCCGTCGAGGACGGTCGAACGGTTCGCGTCCGTGGGGCGCTCTGGGACGTCACCGAACGCGAGAAACGACGCCGGACGATCGAGGCGAGCAACGCGAAACTCGAGGCGCTCGCGGAAGCGTTTCCCGACGTTGCGATGGTCGTCGACGACGCTCATCGCTACCTCGAGGTGTTCGCCGGATCGGAGGCCGAATCGTTGTTGGCCGCTCCGCCCACCGAACTCGTCGGCGATTCGATCGACGATCACCTCCCGTCCGATCCGGCCGCTCAGTTGACCGACGCGATCGATACCGCTCTCGAGACCGATTCCGTGACGACCGTCGAGTACACCCTCGAGGTTCCAGCCGGCGAGCGGTGGTTCGAGTCTCGTGTCGCGCCAGTCGACGGGGTGATCGACGGGTCGCGTGCGGCGGTCGTCGTCGCCCGCGACGTGACCGACCAGCGCCAGACGCTCGAGGAATTACGAACCCGGGAGGCTCACCTCACGCAAGCACAGGCCGTCGCGAACCTCGGCAGCTGGTACAAGGACATTCCGTCGGACGTGATCCACTGGTCCGACGAGGTCTACGAGATATTCGGCGCCGAAGTGGTCGACGGCCCCATCGATCACGGGGTGTTCATGAACTACGTTCACCCGGACGATCGGGACTTCGTGGATCGACGGTGGGAAGCGGCCAAACGTGGGGAGCCCTACGAACTGGAACATCGGATTGTCACCGACGACGGTGAAACTCGCTGGGTTCGACAGAACGCCGAACTCGAGTTCGACGGCGGCGAGCCGACGGGGGCAATCGGGGTCGTCCAGGACGTGACCGACCGCAAGGAGTACGAACGCCGCCTCGAGACCCAGAACGAACAGCTGGACGTGTTGAATCGGCTGATCCGCCACGACATGCGCAACCAGATGAACGTCATCGACGGCTACGCCGCGATTCTCGAAGAGCGCCTGCCGAAAGCGAAACCCGTGGCACTGCAAATTCGGTCGGTGGCCGACGACCTCATCTCGGTCACCGAGGACATCCGGGCTGCGAATCGGCTGATCAGAGACGGCGAAGAGTCACGTCCGGTCCGGATCAGGCGAGTGGTAGACGACGCGATCGAGTCGGTCTGTGATGACTTTCCCGAGTTCGAGTGCAGGTGCACCGTCGAGGTCGACGCAGACCTCTGGATTACCGGGAGTGACGCGGTCCAGCTCGCCGTCGAGAACGTCATCGAGAACGCGATCGAGCACAACGACGCACCGACTCCTGCCGTCGAAATCTCCGGCGACGTGCATCCGGACGACGACGCCGTCGTCGTCCGGATCGAAGACAACGGCCCTGGAATCCCTCCATCCGAACGCGAACTCATCGTCGGTGCCCGCGAGCGCTCCCAGCTCGATCACACGAGCGGCCTCGGCCTCTGGATCGTCAACTGGATCGTCTCGAGCGTGGGGGGTGACCTCTCGTTTGAGACACGTGAGGAGCGCGGAACGATCGTCACGCTCCGGTTCCCCCGGGCGGAGGCGCCCGACGCAGAAGTGACCCAGTGA
- a CDS encoding KEOPS complex subunit Pcc1, with translation MSTFEATLEFEYDDTSSASLVAESVAREVGEIDDERSRTTLERDDDRSQVRIQIDADDPIALRAALNTWFTLVDVAERTAAVGDATFDRP, from the coding sequence GTGTCCACGTTCGAGGCAACCCTCGAGTTCGAGTACGACGACACCTCGAGCGCCTCGCTCGTCGCTGAAAGCGTCGCCCGTGAGGTCGGCGAGATCGACGACGAACGTTCTCGTACCACCCTCGAACGCGACGACGACCGATCGCAGGTTCGAATCCAGATCGACGCTGACGACCCGATTGCACTGCGGGCCGCACTCAACACCTGGTTCACGCTCGTCGACGTCGCAGAACGCACGGCGGCGGTCGGCGACGCCACGTTCGACCGGCCTTGA
- a CDS encoding 50S ribosomal protein L37ae, translating to MADKGTVGSAGRFGARYGRVARRRVSEIEAGMNNAQVDGEDVTRVGTGIWKNEETGEVFTGGAYRPETPAGATVERSIRAALSEDDDE from the coding sequence ATGGCCGACAAAGGAACTGTGGGTAGTGCGGGCCGATTCGGCGCTCGCTACGGGCGCGTCGCCCGACGCCGCGTCAGCGAAATCGAAGCCGGAATGAACAACGCGCAGGTCGACGGCGAGGACGTCACCCGCGTCGGTACCGGCATCTGGAAGAACGAAGAGACCGGCGAAGTCTTCACCGGCGGCGCCTACCGCCCCGAGACGCCCGCCGGCGCCACCGTCGAGCGCTCGATCCGCGCTGCCCTCTCCGAGGACGACGACGAATAA
- a CDS encoding DUF2103 domain-containing protein: MECRHCASPLEKPGDFCLVCRESNVEVVVLEAARDRATLTMLGPEDDDEPVIGQTTITTIPEDGGETGVVELRNFAGRIGDEIRRKRPEAVYAGGMRAVVRAVRDDVHHQFYRVADDDPVQAVLERRSSRALDVVETPPAEKIGGSHTTLIGGRTGMRAIQAVADHPHVKKVIPGPIDAGGTGSQSGLRAKVTRADDGGNVRMLLRDGSSVQENRVVTTARDREMGERIRDDLNDVLSDAEFQ; encoded by the coding sequence ATGGAGTGTCGCCACTGCGCCTCGCCGCTCGAGAAACCCGGAGACTTCTGTCTGGTCTGTCGCGAATCCAACGTCGAGGTCGTGGTGCTCGAGGCGGCCCGCGACCGGGCGACGCTCACGATGCTCGGGCCCGAGGACGACGACGAACCCGTGATCGGCCAGACGACGATCACCACGATCCCCGAAGACGGGGGCGAGACGGGCGTGGTCGAACTGCGAAACTTCGCGGGTCGGATCGGCGACGAGATCAGACGCAAACGCCCGGAGGCCGTCTACGCCGGCGGAATGCGGGCCGTCGTCCGGGCCGTCAGAGACGACGTTCACCACCAGTTCTATCGCGTCGCCGACGACGATCCCGTTCAGGCCGTCCTCGAGCGTCGGAGCAGTCGCGCACTCGACGTCGTCGAGACGCCACCGGCCGAGAAGATCGGCGGAAGCCACACGACCCTCATCGGCGGCCGCACGGGGATGCGGGCCATCCAGGCCGTCGCCGACCACCCCCACGTCAAGAAAGTCATCCCCGGGCCGATCGACGCCGGCGGAACCGGTTCCCAGTCAGGGCTACGGGCCAAGGTGACCCGCGCCGACGACGGCGGTAACGTTCGCATGCTCCTTCGAGACGGCTCGAGCGTCCAGGAGAACCGCGTCGTCACGACCGCTCGAGACCGCGAGATGGGCGAACGAATCCGCGACGATCTAAACGACGTACTGTCGGACGCGGAGTTCCAGTGA